The nucleotide window TACAACCCGTAATATTTGGACAAATGATTGAAAATGTGCCAAGGGctattgaaatttttgcaaCACACACGtttataaagtatataaataacatgATAAATATGAGCATATGTGCAGATCATTGCCTCATTCATGTCTGTCCTAGCGGAATCCGTCCCGTGTAGTTTCCTTAAGACGATTCACAATACTCGAGGACGTCTTGGAACTCAATAGATTTTTCTGACAGTGTCCCCTGTTTTCTGCTTCAACGGAACTTCAAAACATACATTTATCCAGTGGCGTACCCTGACtgacatattttgaaatgtgtTTACTTATTATATTCCTTTTGTTATATTATCCATCCTGACAGATTCTCATTAGCTTCTGTTTCACTTATCTTTATGTGATTCATTTTACtgttaatatcattttatttacttaataaCGAGTACTTGAAATGAGCACAGcacattatagaaaataattaaaataatcctCACTCCAACAAGCTAAACATTAAACGATGATTTTTTTACaagtttcaataaatcataaagaagattttattaccaaaagtaaTAATGTAAAGTAATATACATTTATCTGCAATCATCATAAATATTGAGGCTTTCTTTATAacgaaaaaccaaaattaatacTAATAGATTTTGCAGATTGCAATTACAATTTTACATGTTCAAATTTGTAAtctgaatcaaaatttttcaattttttagattattgaAATACAATGCTTGCTTTGGAAGCATATTGaggaaaatataaacttattgaaaaaacaataccacttctgaattaaatattttatatttaaatcaccttccataatgaaattaatattaacgaaTTACAACGGATAAACgtttcctttatttatttaccGGTCCCCGCTAATGTTCCAAAAACCCTCAGCATTCGCCCGTTCGCTTTATTTATACAACATTAGATCGAAACTGTTTGATCTTCCTCAATAGATATCGTTTTCTTGATGCTCTTTCAAATATGCGATTCCCTACAATGTAACTATGTCGTGGTTTGACACGTCTGACTCTGCatatttaccaatgaaaattCGCTTGGATTTCAATCGTATTCGGATCGAGATCCGTTTCCGAATGAAGGTTTTTTGTTACATTTCATGCGTGACGGCGGTCGCTTGTCGGCGTAGATGAATAATGAGCTACCAAATTTGTTgcgaaataaatgaatgaaaggATGGGAATGAATGTTTTTATCGAGAACTAAGTAACTCGCATTGTGAATGATTTACAGGATGTCCTGAAGAAACAATTTGAGAACGAAAGTATAATTAATTACACACTCTTAATAGTTAAATAAGTCtatttctgtttataaattTGAACAATATCACCATTCGTTTCAATGCTacgaaataattttgataatcttGTATTTCCCGATACTTTTAAATTGCAAGTTAGAACACATCTAATTTCCATTTTTGGATCCGTCAGTATATATTATAGACTTTAAGCTAATGCAATTAGACGGGCAGCATGGTTTATTAGTATTAACTTACTTTCGTTTTGTGTTCAGATTAGACAGCATATTAATACGCTGGTGAGACTCAACTACCAAAGCCGGTTATTTACATGGTGACCagaaacttttataataatacgGTAAATCGAAAACAATGAgtcatttttttagataaaaaatgtgCTCTTACTTAAAATATgcatctatacaaaaaaaatttaaattttctgtatttttgatatttatcactattattttctctataaatgatttatatcaaaatcaaaactatgacagcaaaaaaaattggattctcAGAATAGATTAAGTTAAATGAACCTACACATCTGTAATACGCGTTAGGCAGGAGAGTTTCTGGAAACCCTGCACAAAGTAGTGTTTTTCCTTCTtcgataatatatatataaaatatacaaaaaatagtcCTACACTTTTGAACAactttttgaaactttttataatCAGCCAAATCTTCAAAAACGttgtttttaattcatatacagatattaaattttcattacctgatactttaaatcaaaaatttacattACTTCTTGAAAGATGTGTTTTCGGATCCATCCTCTCTTCTAATTAGTGTCATTCTCTTAATTAGAAACTATGTATTATGATATCTTCATTTAATGTTAcgtatattgatataattttttgtttcagattttcttgGCACACGTGAAATGAAAGCAGATGAAAAACCACCAATTAAACCCCACCCAAATACATTTGGATACAACGCATTCCCTAATCCAGCAATGTTTACTCCATCCCAACTTTTAATGGCTAGTCAACTAATGGCAGCTACAGGATTAACTATACCCGGTAGTCCTGCTTTCTTCCACCCCGGTTTAATGCCTATACCGTGGACGGCAAATTCACCTCCTTCGAATTCCCCACCTTCTCCTCCTACTAGTAATGAACGTCTCTCTCCTGCAATTAGTAcaaggaaaattaataataataacaatagtaatagtaataataataataatgtcgTGAGTAGTAGTACGACGGCAGATAGTAGGAGAAGGAAATACAAATTAGATGAAGAAACCACTACTACTGTACCTTTACCTTCCCCTACCTCTAGTGTATCGCCTCCTTCCGATGTCAAGGATCCCAACAGGGATAAACAATTCACGTGTGGAGTTTGTAATAGGTATGTTCTGCTTTGTAATTAAACACTGacgtacaattttttttatacaaattaatatcatattaaaattttctttttacaagTTTGAGATTAAAATTggaatacaataataaaaaaaaaggctCAGAAACCTCAAACTTGTTCATTCGATTGAAACTTCTGAAACTTGCAAAATCAAAacagaataaagtaaataatattaatagattaatttgaatattaggTTTTTGACAGACAAGTATTTTCACTCAATATCAGGATGAGTTTAAAGTCTTTTCTATTGTTTATCTAACAGATAAGAAATGTATGGTACTCAGTGGCGTGGACAgagaatgaaattaatattttgaccgttttaaataaatatggatTGTATGATTCAAAGACAATTATGATGGTTTCTCGTTTAACTTATTGATTTAACCAACCAtgccaaatttttatttaaatattgaacgAAAAAAGTTTAAACTATATAGAGCTACAGATAAACTGTGATGTAAACGGAGcaatgattttcaaattataatttattacgaaaaaattcaatcaatggCGCAGTAATTTAGAATTATTCGCAAAgagtgataaaaaaattgagaataaaatagATGTATACAGAATATTATCTCCATATAATGCTACTTCAATTAGACTGAAGAGCAATTATTGAATTTCATAATATCTAGTTTAATCTCAAATGTTGTCAATATTCTACATAACGAATCCAGTTGTCGCATTCCACAACAACAGTAGTTTTACGTCATTTTAGTTTAAACAATGTCTTCTTTTATACAACTACTCCTTTTATTTTGCCCATAATAATTCAGTGGGATTTAGTTCACAATAGTCAGGATCAAGCGAAACTCCAATCACAACATATACTCTAAAACTGCCTCGCAGTTCCAGTTCCAGTTTGAGTATTATTAgggaatattttttgaattcaatCAATTATGAAATTCTGATTTTCGCCAACtactttcttctttctttttttttgaccTTGAATTGAATAGTGTTTGCTATATAGTTCGCGATCTATTTTTGAATTGTATGATTTGGTCCTGATATTTGAatgtttctataattttaatagttttgagAAAGATTAGACTGTGGAGGGACAAAGAATATTCATGGGCATATATAAGGAGTTTTTACGTATCTAAATAATAGCTTCCGATCCAAAAATTGACATAAAAGTTCAGATATGATATTGGTCTTCATAGTCTGGAACATATTTCGACTTCGAATATGAAAGACGTTTGAGCAATTTATCAGTCCGATAGACTTCTCGGTCGATGGCTCTAATATTGCAAGAGCAATTTACTATCGTGTAGTACATTCTCGTAGTCGGTGCTTCGTTTCTTGTTTTTGGAGAGGAAATCGTCTAGCGAAATCCAAGACAGATTGGATGCTATGTATGGTGACTAGTCTACTACTTAGGATAATGAGATAAATATCAACGAACTCGTATTAGCAGACCGAAGCAATTAACAGGTCATTAGTTCAGTGATATAGATCTGAAACAAAGGAACAGTGGACATATCGAACGTGCTCCAAAGAAGGCGAAGACTCTACTATCGGCCGGAAAAGTGATGGCCACCGTTTTCTGAGATTTACAAGGTGTGATCTACATCGCTGCCACGGAGAAGTCACCTcgagaaaaagtatttttcagaGGGCCTAAATAAGTTAGAAAACTATATTGTACAATAGATTCAgaattttctctttgttttggATGCTAAATACTTATCGGACCACCCCCGTAAATGAAtgacaataattttatcaaaaaaacatccATACTCTGAGTCAAGCTTCTCCAAAAATCGAGATATCAATCTCAAGAagttgtaactttttttttattttgtattcaaCGTTCCGTTTATTTGATCATTCAAAAAGTTATTAGTTACCTTATCAAATATAGTTAATATATTGTTTCAGATCTTTTGGCTACAAACACGTTTTGCAAAATCACGAAAGGACACATACAGGTGAGAAACCATTCGAATGTCCAGAATGTCATAAAAGGTTTACAAGAGATCACCACCTGAAAACCCACATGAGGCTCCATACGGGAGAACGTCCTTATCACTGTGAACATTGCGATAGACAATTCGTCCAAGTTAGTATAACCAACTATACTATCAATCTACTCGATACCTTAAGTTTCTTATTGTGGATAGATGATAAATAGTTTCGTTTTATTTCAGGTTGCCAATCTTCGGCGACATCTTAGGGTACATACTGGAGAAAGGCCGTATTCTTGTGAGCATTGTACCGCTAAATTTTCCGATTCTAATCAGCTAAAGGCGCATGTGCTTATCCATACCAACGAAAAACCTTTTTCTTGCGAAAGATGTCAGAGTAGATTTAGAAGAAGGCACCATTTATTACATCATAAGTGCGGTATTACCGACAAAGAAATGACTCCAGAATCGGACGATGAGGAGTTACAAAAAAGAAGGAGACTGCATCCTCCTTCTACACCTCTAATAACATTTCCTCTACAAGTAAGTGTAAATTtcatttagatatttttgaagtatTAGGGGAACTGAAAAATTATGTCGTATTTGCGTATGTCTTTATACGCAAATACGATTGTCATTTATTAGCATTTTTTGTACTTacttaaaattagtttcaaacGCATTTCAAGGTTATtagactttttttttaatttgtgatGAAATAGTCAGCCAAATACTAAAAGAGCATACTAAGCATTCTATTTCGGATTTCGCAAGAGTAGTCTCGCAACAAGTGCGTACAAAAACATTTGGCATGTTTGTAAAGGGTTCTCCAAGGAAGACCATCAAAATTAGACTGTAATATGAATACaaactaactttttttttaatgattcacTAAAAGAGTACAATAATCAAATTCGAAGTACGGGCTATTTCAGCAGAAgctatttcttcttattctttagaaaataaaacagttaGGAGTAGGTCTCCATCAGCATAGGCgtgttgaaaaaattctatttctaaAAGGAAACCCAGCCGAAAGATTCTATAAATTACACCTAGCAAGGAGTCAAATTTATCTTTAACGATGAACAGGTAGCCTAGAATAATCAGAACATTTGGTAACCTCAAATTAACGGTTATTAAAAACTCAACAATAGAGAACTTTTAATTTCAagtcatataatttttttgttatttggtcTGAACcgatgaaatatttcaataaattttcaatttaaaatatctacGATGGACATTTACAATACTTCACCTCGCTCTTCACTGATCTTTTGTAATTAGGAATGTTGATCCAAAATCTTGTGGTAgttaaatcaaaatagaaaaaagaaaaaggattTATCGGATTGTTAATTTATACACAATAATACttactatattattttttattaatttatggttttatttgtttcaggtGGCCCTACCTGAACAGACCGAGCCAGAAGACCTCAGTATGTCAACGGGACTTCATTCGAATAGTTCGGGTTCACCTATAAGAAGTCCTTATttgaaagaagaagaggaagacatCGAATCCACTGCGATATTTCTCCAAAGAAGGCCAATGAGTAGGTCCTAgtctagttattttttataatcgaTATGGGTACGTTGAagtcaaattattatttagatttataGTCTTTGCAACATGATTACTTGCAGATGATTTTTAGAATTCTATATAACTATTAAAAAACATGGATGCTAAaacttattaatataaatatctattaagtcAAGAAATCTTTTTTTGCAAGTGATTTTGCGTGCGGTAAGACAAAATTAACGATATGACATGATGTAATTTCAGGGATTTAGTAGATTTcttttcaatttgtattataATCTTGGTATGCAAGTTCCTCAAACAATAGTAGTAGTTCATTGTTAGGCGTTAAAGAGATTCTGTTTCGATCAAAAAACAGTTGAATGAAGAGTAGGctgtaaaattttatagaaaaaattgagcataacaaaaatttattcatattttcaaaccTGTTTCTAGGCAAATAATAAATCTTCAGTTAACATAGTTCTCTTACCATTACGATTACTGAACATTTAGTCAATATGGTTTCCTAATCGATTGATTCAAACAAATGTGATATGTTACAAGATTCATATATTGCAAAATCACATTGTCCTTTTATATATAACTAGTATTTCAAAGTAACACAGAAATGATTAGAACCCATTTTACTACGCTCTAATGCTTgctgtaaaaaatgtaaaagaattggggcattaaaatttttgacttgaatacatttttattatacacaGTATTCAAATACCATTGTTACAAAAAGGATTTgcaaaacagttttttaaaaaggaaaaaatgagtATAGTTAACAGTAATAAACTTTTatagtttgttaaaaaaagtgcaaataGGACAGGAGTGAAATTGAGTTCCCAGGATAGTTACTTACATATCTcaactaaatattgaatttttgttcatgcagtaaataaaatataatatttatacagggaatgtgaaataaaataatataaaagttcacaattttcaacttttctatattattttatataaaaatgtgcaCAATCATgagattattaattatttcatgttTGGTACACATAACTctattttaaatacatatttttctgcTTCGTGTTAtgtttctaattaaaaatttcaataatgttcaattatattcaaagtCGATAAGAAGGATTAAATTTAATGTTGTATCCGAACATGATAACTTTTTCTTTACTTCTCCTGCTGAGCATACTGTCGATGAGGtacacaaaacaaataaatcagataaaaatgaatcaattgtgCGAAATACTTTTTCTGTGTcaaaaacgatttaaaaaactGCAATGCATCATAGTAagtccaaaaaatatatttaaatttctataattGGCCCAGTGCAATAGTCACTTTGTCCTAAGTTGCTATTCTTTTATACcgttttgtaaataaacaattcaGTGCTTCTTTATGATAATACATGGATTGCGAGTTAAAACAATATTGAGAAATTATAcgagattaaaaaaattaaattggaaaCAAATGTAAACACAACAAAAGTTACGGAAGAAACTAAGATGATAATCCCAATAAATGAATCAAAGAAAAGTAACTAAAACATTCTAGAAGTATTGGCTTATGAATATATAGGCACAATTATCTATAACAGGAAAAATAGAGGCAAACAGAAACAATAAATCGACACTATTGTACTACGTGATGGATAGGCCACAAAGAATatgtattgaaattaaacaGGAATACATAATGGAATAATTATCCACATTCTAACATATTCAACAGAGTATTGTGTAATTGAGAGAAAGTAAGAAAGCTAAATTGAAGCAAATTGAATGAACACATAAAGGAAATGGCGGAATAAATATCAATAcgcaaaaaagtaaaatatttcagtttttaactAGATAAAATTGGAATGTCCAAGAGAGGAGGTAGAAGAACTAGGAAAAAAACGAAGGAGGAAATAGAAGGAAAACCCTTCAGGTAATAAAAGCACTTGATTAAGACAGAAAAACATAGATAAAGGGGTAAAACAGGACTCAATCCAACCTGAAACGGCATAAGGACAATACAAGatggagaagaagaaaaaaataacgaGCAGTTTTTCTTCCTTATTCTTTTGCCGTATTTTCTTTAGCAGGACAGAGAAACAATCCTACCcatcttccattttttttattaaaaatttaataaataataacaaacaattAAACTCAAAACCTATAGTTTTTagcttaattttttaaactgtatttgGTGCTGACCTATTCTGTTCGCACTGTAAACTAAAGTTATCGATTATTATTAAGAGGACATTGAAATTCGTTATTAATATAGCCGAATATTAATTGTTTCGACCAACCCAATTAAAATTAAAGTCATCAtcataaattaaccaatcaatattgaacatcattcactCCAACTTATCTAACCTGTAAAATTTCAACGTCaatcataatctaaccaataaaaattcctaactaaaatcaatatttctatcatacGTCATTTTGGTTGTTGACAGAAGTGGCAAAGAGTGAAATAACTTGAAGTTCtatgatatatatttattcatatctgCATTTTAAGAAACTTTACAGTCACTAAATCATCTCAcaatttttcagataaaaaatatattagcaCAAGTCTAAGTTTTGCAAAAAAGTGATAGCTTGAATTTTACAACTCGTCTTTtgtatatgtaaaaaatttctagaagctaattcttgaaatattgtaaaaagtatACAATAGAATTTGAAATGCATAATACAAAAGAGAAATTCCATTTTTGCCTATCGTTATTTATTGCTCTAGTTTTATTGTAGAATATGTTTCCTGGTTTGTTCTTAGAAATTGTATTGCACAAAATGTAAATGCAAACAGTTAGGTGTGTTTTGTGGTATCTATTTGGACTACCTGAAAAAAACTGCCTGCCATTTGCATTAAAGACAAATTCGcaattgtgaaatttcacaagGTCAAAAAACTTTTGTGCCTCTCCACCATTTCAAAATGGTCTTTTATAGTTATTGGGCAATCAATTGACCTAGAAGTTgcttttacaataaatatttgtcttcaCTTATTTTCACACACTTccttaatataaaaatatggtagcatacttttttaaatatataatagctTCAGTAAACTTAAAATGCATCTATGACTTGAGGACCGTTAACTGATTTTCAATTACTCTTTGTGTTaacatttataaatgaaaactaGTTTGTTATTCAAAGAACTTCAATAAGTCGAAGGGGTTTAACGTATTCAAATTGTAACTAGTGTATTAATATCGGATTGTTAGATTTTGATAGACATTATACTATGTTGTTTGCTTTGTAATAacagtatttctttcaaaaataggAAAGAAATTTCACACACTTTTATGGAAACACTTtacatatattttaacaaatttaattctCTTTGGAAAACTATAATATTCAAAACTCTTCTTTTTACCTAATAATTTCTTCGTGGTTACAAAATGATGTCGAAAAGTAATTCCGCTTATTCAGAGtaatgaaagaaaaacatttacatatttgactgtttttttgaattctcaattttttaacgtcaacaatataatcaaatatgGTTCAGTTACAGACAATACATCAACATACTCGTATAAGTACGACTTCCGTggttttatttcttgtttatctATCCATGAGAAATTCTAGATCATTCCGACCCATCGCAAGAGGtcagatttattatttatcatagaAACAAACTTAATATTCAGTGGAATTAGCTCTCCAATTTCGATCTGGGGATCTGGTTTTCGTTTTCCTATGCTCTTGAGCTATGAGATAATATCGTAACTTCTTTCGACTTTAGATCAGGATCAGTATCAAATGTTATAATATGCTCAATACTTTGTAAACATTTCAGTGGTCTGATGCTAGTATTCAAATATAAGAAGCCGTTTTATATGGAATAAATAAGGTCAAAATATTGCACATATACTCTTCTAACTTGCACGTTGTTTGACATTGTTCAAGGCTCTTGTCGTTGCATCATGGCTACAACTAATCAGATCTAAACCTTTTCTCTTGTTATAGTTTCTTTCCGTTTGTTAATCTATCCATCATTGgtcataataacaaaaaaaagaaaaaaagtcaaatttacCACAAAAGACGAATAGGGTAGTTTTACAGATCAGCTGATTTTAAGGACAACCGGATGTTCAATTAATCGACTTTGAGCTTCAACTGTGCATTAATTTGATTAAGGTATATtacgtcttgcattgcatttcGTCTTCCTCTTTAACAAACGAACTTTAGAAGTAGGAAGTCTAGTAAGTCAAGTCGTATTACAACTAGTTGAATGTATCTGgctatttattatttgaagaccttcatttttttaaagaccTTCATTTTAACAGTTCTGCATGTGctttgttataaacaaaaatgtcacatgtgtattttccaataaaattttctctCTTCCAAATAGTCGTTGTTTCAAAAACTATGTTGAGAGAACTTATTGCACTATtgtaagaaaaataatgttatatatttAACAACTGTTCCAactggtatttcaacatttcttacaacAACATAACCTTTTTGATGATTGTAACAATCGAAAGGGTGAAAAAGTATCCCTACTGAAATTCAACACTATTAATAATGTTACAATCAACTATATGAAATCGATACCTTTTAATAAACTTAGTACtcttaaaaaacttgaaaaagatTGAGTGAAAATCGTTATCAAACCTGTTTCAAACGCTCATTCATATTGaatagaaacaatattattttcaaatcaaaataaatgcaATAATTCTGTTAAAACGTTCCTAAACGTTTGTTATTTAGTTGTCAGATGTGATCCATCTTCGTTTTTCACGTAATCTGCTCACTTTATTGTAGTTCGGACAATAGTGATAATTCTTTTGACCATTCCTTGAGTTAGTCATCTAGGAGCACGAGATTGGGATATTTTTTGTGTAGCCACTTTTCACGTACCCTAGAGTCTTTCGGATTATCATCTGGGATTGATTTCATTTGGAGATCATTAAACAGATCTTCGATCCGAATTTGTTCTGAAAGCTGCGAGTTAAGTTTGGTGTCCAAATTTAAACccaaatattttcctattttcttaTTCAAGATACTACTATTATTCGAAGTAATTGAGTGGAACTGTCTTAGCTATGGCTCTTTTCTATTGATGTACCTATTGGTGAAAAATTTATGTCGTCAGCAAACGTGGTTCTCGTTCAGAATTATCAGTTGTGTACAAAGGTCTTGGTactatattttcttcttatacCCCCGAGTTAATTATGTTGCCTATTTACTCGTCTTTTACTATATAGCTTTACTATCGATGAATAATTAGTATCTaagtatttaataataaaaaatgtattaaaattcaGAAGACATAAACACGTatgacattaaaaaattatttgcaaattttctttttcaaaaatatttcaaagaaaatactAGTGGCTCATGCAATTTTCTATGTAAGTTTTGCATTTTATAAATTCCATATCCATATTAATCAATATCCTATGAACTGGTTCATTATTTAGGTAAATCTGTCGATTTATTTGTAACAGTGATATCATTATCATTAGATTCAATGTATCCTTAGTCCTAGCATGAAaggaatatttgaatatgaatttttacaGCCTACCTTCATCGATACGATCTTTCAAACgggtaattattttttgtaaatagtatatattacatttatacatatcgatttttaaaattgaatgtCTGTATTATATGTGTGATTGACTGTTTCATTATCAACAGCACCGTATAGGAAGATATATTAATTCTATTTTCACATCAAGAATTTGAAAGTTTCGTACAGACCCGAACATTACGTCCCGAACAACAAATAAAACGGTTCCGTTATTTGTTTAAGGCGGTGGTGAAAAACCATCCACTTTACTTTTCAACCTTACATTGGAAATAGCAATAAGGAAAGCGCAAAAACACACAAGGTTTAATCTACTACCGGAATTATCAAATTTTAGCATATGGAGaagattgtaataaaaaaaaggtttggatCAAAAAGATTCGGGCCCAGGCTAAACGGCGAAAGGGCATAGGAAAGGCAACattgaaagaaaacaaatcTTTCAGGAATGGggaatataatttcgaaaaagttGAGTCTTTCGATTATCTTCTAATGATGATGATTAATACAGATGATGAGACCAAAGAGCTAAAAAATCGGGTAGCAAAAAGCTGTAGAATAATGGAACGGAAGAGATATATAACGAGTCCAATATTGAACATGTATTCAAAGCCCAAAGAGTCAAGTGAGTAGGGCATGTGCACAGAaagacacaatagatcctttgggtcgcagtgtatattaTACCCTAATATCCACATATGCACAGAAGGAATGCAAACAGAATTGCCAAGAGAGCACAAATGAAGGGAATCAGAATCAGAAGAGGAAGAGACAGGCCGAAAAACAAATGGATATGAGACGTAACAACAGATTTAAGAAGAGTGGGAATAACTGGAGAGGCATAGTGAAGACAATAGAGGAAGTTGAACAAAACAGAGCTTAAAGAATTTGATTATActcaatattttggaaattttttaagctTAAATTgctgtaatatatatataaagatgcAAGTGgataaaaattcaatcaaatcaaTTAAATCAATGTATTCATACTCTATCCACTCCATTATGTACAAAAAGGAGTCTGAAGCACTCCACCAAAGactatttgttattttgattcaaCCCGTTCCATTGATGTCCACAACGAATGGCAACTTATCGATTTGCTAATCTGTTAGGAATCGCGTTATTGAGCGCATAAACATCGTGAATATTTGCAAATAGGTGTTGAAAGACATTTACGATGAGCACGCATTTCCCACACGCGAGGTATGAGTTTGTAAACGAGAAAATAACCAGAAACTTTGTCAAAAACCTTTTAAATCCTACATAACTGTGCATCTTTCGGCTTTCCAAAGCAGAAGATTTCCGGCAGATAACATACACATTGAATTATCTTCCATCATAACATTATTAAATGTTATGGGTAGTAAACAAATGATCAACCTCCTCGGAAAAAGGTGTGTGCGTGGATCTGCGATGGCTCGTTGCTCGTACTTGAACATGTTGGAAAATGTTTTTGCTCCTTGGTACTTGCGATATGTATGAGGCCAACATTAGACATACCAAGTTGGTGTTACGATTTTATTCGTTATAATGCGTAATATACAGGTCTGTAC belongs to Diorhabda carinulata isolate Delta chromosome X, icDioCari1.1, whole genome shotgun sequence and includes:
- the LOC130901038 gene encoding protein krueppel-like, with amino-acid sequence MHFWKNRNNNWNRAAVNFLGTREMKADEKPPIKPHPNTFGYNAFPNPAMFTPSQLLMASQLMAATGLTIPGSPAFFHPGLMPIPWTANSPPSNSPPSPPTSNERLSPAISTRKINNNNNSNSNNNNNVVSSSTTADSRRRKYKLDEETTTTVPLPSPTSSVSPPSDVKDPNRDKQFTCGVCNRSFGYKHVLQNHERTHTGEKPFECPECHKRFTRDHHLKTHMRLHTGERPYHCEHCDRQFVQVANLRRHLRVHTGERPYSCEHCTAKFSDSNQLKAHVLIHTNEKPFSCERCQSRFRRRHHLLHHKCGITDKEMTPESDDEELQKRRRLHPPSTPLITFPLQVALPEQTEPEDLSMSTGLHSNSSGSPIRSPYLKEEEEDIESTAIFLQRRPMSRS